A region of the Leptospira noumeaensis genome:
AAGCCCAAAGAAAAGGGAAAACAAAAAGAACCAAATTGATTAGAGACAATTTGGATTGAATACAATCCTCTGGCGATTCATACAAGCTGACAAATCGTATAGAGTCGGAAAGTGAAACCGAATGTTTTTCGGAGAACTCTCTTAATAATTTTTGATGGTCTTCATCCGGTGGGATCAAAACTCCAAAATTTGGATGAACCCTCTCCTCTTGCCAATGATGAAACCTGTATAAACTGGACTCGAGGGCAAAGAAATGAATTTCCGTATTGGCATCCTCTTTCCATCGGAGCGGAATCAAAACATAATGCGAAGTATGGCTATTGTCCCTTCCTTTATGGTCATGTGATTTTTTATAAATGGAAGTACTTAGAATCAACTGCGGATCCAAATGATAACCATCTAATAAAAAAAACTTGGAATTGAAATTTTTGGATTCATTGGAAACCAAAGTTTTCTCTTTCAAACTCAATTCGATTTCTCTAACGATTTGAAATTCTTCTTTAAAATAAAAAAGAAAAACCAAGATACAAATAGTAACTATAATAAAAGAAACTTTCTCTACATAATTTGGTTTCAACAAGTGAGAGAAAAAAATGATCAGACACTGTGATGCGATGGTTGCGGTTAAAGCGAATGGAAATTCTAAATTTTTCCAAACCCAAATGGAAAAAAAAGTCCAAACCGCAAGAAGGAAAAGGTTTCCCAAAGTAATCAAGTAACGATTCATTTCACTATCAAAAATCCCAAATCACAATGGCAACCGTTACAACACTTACAAGCAAAATCATTAGTCAGAAAACAAGGGATTCTCTTTTGTTCAAGTTATGAACAATGTTTGCAGAAAAGAAAAGAAACCGAACGGTCTTTATCCATTTCTCTCGCTTTCCAATTGACGAAAGACCTACCCAAAGGAATACCAATGGTAATGAAACCTAAAAAACGAACGGTTGCTTACGATTTCCTAATCAAACTTGTGAGTTTCACAAAAAACCTAGTTTTCCATTCAATAGAAGAAAATTTTTCAGACGCAGAAAATCACTTAGAAACACCCTATCCTTCTGCCTTACTCTGCAACCATGTTTCCGAAGCCGATGTAGTTTCCCTTTCTATAGTTTATCCTAGACTCAAACCCAAAATCAAAATGATCATTCCTGCAAGAGAAGACATCTTAGCACCAGGTTTTTTACAAAAGGAATTCCGAGCCAAGGGAGTTCTCAAATGGATCTTCCGATTCATCGATGCCACAAAAATCATTCCATTTTTATTACGTTATATTGGAGCCGTTCCCATCAAACGACCGTTTCGCGACAACACAAGAGAGCTAATCAAAAGAGGCGAGTTAAGAGATACAGTAGATAACGAATGGAATGACCTTGTGGCTCATATTAAAAAAGGTCGAAATTTATTTATGTTTCCAGAAGGCACATACAACCAGGACGGATTTTTAAACCAGGTAAAACGCGGTGCTTATTACATTAAATCCAAAATTGGACAACTTCATTTTAATAGTTTTACACTCACTTACGACCATCTGTCCTATAAAAAAACAAAGTTATATATCAAATATGGAAAACCATTCCAATTTGATCCAGATTTTACCGCCGACCAAGTGGTAAAACTTGTCAGTGAAAAATTAGGTAAAAACTACACAGTTACATTAGGGAACCTCACCTCTTTTGTTTTATTTAAATTTGGAAAGGAAACCAAAATCAAACAACAACAGTTTATAGAGTTACTTTTGAAACTAAAAAAACAAATCGAAATTTCATTCCCAGAAATCACACTTGCATCGGAACTGAAAGGAGAAATTTTTCACGACCAATTGGAATCCATTTTTTCCAATCTAAAAAAGTTCAAACTAATTGACTGGGAAAACCAAATCATTTCTACAAAAGAAAGTCTTTACCATTTACCAAAGTCACTTCATAACTTAAAAAAGATGAATACAGTTTTATATCATAAAAACCAACTGACAGCCCATATGTCTCACTTAGAAGAGATATGGAACGGAGTATTTACAGGACATGGAGCTTATCATGAAACCACTTAAACCCATACGTTTGCTTTTATTTTTTAGTTTATTTTTTGTTGGATGCGGAACCATTTCCCGTGGTTGCGCCAAATACTTTGGTTATGATGAGGTTTGTGTAGACGGAGTCAAATACATCCAATTCACATCAGGAGCAAGTGTGAAATACAACCCGGATGGAACAATAGCCACTTGCCGTTAGATTTTTCAGCAAATTATCTACTTTAAACTATTTCCGGTTCTTTTTTACTTCCCAAAGTAAAATGGAACCGGCAGCCGAAACATTTAGCGAATTCACAACTCCATTCATAGGAATCTTAAGAATGAAATCACAAAGCGATTGTAGATGGACACTCATCCCTTTAGCTTCATTTCCTAAAATGACTAGGATTGGAGAATTTAAAGTTTTATCCACTAACGAAGATTTACCGGTAGAATCAGATCCAACTACCTGAAGACCAACACGTTCTTTTTCTTTTTTTAAAAATGTTTCCAATACAGATAGAGATTCGATGAAAACTATTTTAGTATGAAATATACTCCCAAGGCTTGCACGAATGACTTTAGGTTCATATACATCGATTGCATGGCCCAAAACAAAAACCGCATCGACTAAGAAAGCATCTGCGGATCGCAAAATCGAACCAAAGTTTCCTAAATCACTTGGCCTATCAAAAAGTAAGTAAAATGGATTTTTAACTTCTGGAAGATCTTCTAAATCATAACTCGAAATTTTTGCGGTAACAAGTAACTCTGAAGGATTTTCTTTTTCAGAAAGTTCCAGATACAATTCGGGAGATACTTCCAACTGTTTTACCGAGGGGTTTGACTTTAATACCGATTCCCCCCACTGCGACAAAGTACGCCCTTCCTGAAAAATGATCCTTGTGATCTGCCAACGGGCTGCCATCAATTGTTTGATGTTTTCCGTTCCCTCCACAAACACTTCCTTTTCCTTACTTCTTTTGGTACGGTTGGAACGAAGTGCTTCAAGGATCTGAAACTCAGAATTTTTGACCGAAATTTTCAGCGGTCGTTTTGTACTCATCAAACTTCTAAATGGTTACAGCAAGTCTTGTCCCTTGGTCAATCGCACGTTTGGCATCCAGTTCCGATGCGAGGTCTGCCCCACCAATCAAATGAACAGGAATTTTTGCCAATTCCAAAGGTGCCAGTAATGTACGATTGGGGTCTTGTCCCGCACAAACAACCACTGTATCACATGGAATTTTTCTAGATTCCCCTTTCACTTCAATGACAACCCCGTCAGCTTCAATGGCCTTATAAGTGACCCCAGAGATTTGAGTTACCTTTCGATCTTCCAATGAAGTTTTATGAATCCATCCAGTGGTTTTTCCGAGAGTCGCACCAAACTTACTATTGGAACGTTTTAACATAGTGACTTCTCTGCCAGAATGAGGAGTGTCTTTAGTTCCAAGCCCACCGTCTTTGGAAATGGTTTGGTTGATTCCCCATTCTTTTAGATAATTTTCTTTAGTGAAGTCATGGCCCGCATCCGTTAACAAAAGACTGACATCAAATCCAATCCCACCAGCTCCCATCACAACGGCACGGTTCCCCACTGGTTTTCCTTTTAAAACCACATCCACATAACTGAGTACATTTGGGCCATTGATTCCCGGAATTTCAGGAATTCGAGGGATAACTCCCGTAGCAAGCACGACTTCGTCAAACCCTTGTTGAATGAGATCTTCTGCAGTAACAAAAGTATTGAGTTTTAAGTTCACTCCGTATTTTTTTACCATCTCTCCAAAATAACGAATGGTTTCTTTAAATTCTTCTTTTCCTGGAATCCGGCGAGCAATGTTGAGTTGTCCTCCGAGTTCACTTCCTGCATCAAACAATGTTACAGAATGTCCGCGTTCGGCAAGTGTTGTGGAACAGGCCATGCCACCGGGACCCGCACCCACAACTGCCACTTTTTTTGGTTTGGATGTTTTTGTAATGATCAGATCGGTTTCGTGGCAAGCCCTAGGGTTCACCAAACAACTACAAATTTTTCCTTGGAAGATATGATCGAGACATGCTTGGTTACAAGCAATACAAGTATTGATTTCTGCTGATTTACCTGCGGCTGCTTTGTTGACAAAAGCTGAATCTGCAAGGAAGGGCCTTGCCATAGATACCAAATCTGCATCACCAGCAGCGAGTACTGATTCTGCAATTTCAGGAGTATTGATTCGGTTCGAAGTCACCAGAGGGATGTTTACATGACCTTTTACTTTTGCAGTGACCCAGGTAAAAGCAGCTCTCGGGACCATCATGGCAATGGTAGGAATTCGTGCTTCGTGCCAACCAATCCCTGTATTGATGATGGTGGCTCCCGCTTTTTCAATTTCTTTTGCCAAAATTAAAACTTCGTCAATATTACCCCCATCTTCCACAAGGTCTAACATCGAAAGACGGTAAATGATGATAAAGTCCGTTCCCACTCGTTTGCGAACTGCTTTGATAATTTCAATCGGGAACTTAATGCGATTTTCAAAACTACCACCCCAATCGTCAGTTCTGTTGTTTGTACGTTTGGCAATGAATTGATTGATTAGATATCCTTCACTCCCCATAATTTCAACACCATCATAACCAGCTAATTTGGCGAGTTCTGCACATCTGGCAAAATCTTCTATGGTTTGGTAAATTTCTTCTTCTGTGAGAGGATGGGGTTTGAACATATTGATGGGAGCTCTAAGATTGGATGCCCCCACAATTTTATCATGATAACCATACCTTCCCGTATGTAAAATCTGCATGGCAATTTTTCCACCTTCTTTGTGGACGGCCTCAGTCACTACCTTGTGGTGGTTTGCCTCTTCTTCCGTATCCATCACTCCACCACCGCGAGACACTCGGCCAGCTTCATTGGGAGCAATTCCACCTGTCACAATGAGGGCAACTCCCCCTTTAGCTCTTTCACCATAAAATGCGGCCATTCTTTCATACCCATTGGGTGCCTCTTCCAAACCTGTATGCATAGAGCCCATAATGGTTCGATTTCGTAGAGTTGTGAATCCTAATGATAAAGGAGAAAGAAGATTGGGATAAGATGTCATATGCTACAAAAATAGAAAATGGAAGAATTTGGCAAGATTTACTTGCAATCCATGGGGAAACAGGTATAACAATCCCCTGTGGTTATTGGGACTGAGACTAAAAATAGAAAAAATGCCATTCTCTTTGTAGATGATGAGACCATCATTTTACTGAGCATGAAGTCTCAAGTCAGACAACGTTTCGGAGAAAAATACAAATACCTAACAGCAGACAATGCAAAGGAAGCATGGGATCTTCTCCAAGAATTAGAAGAAGAAGGAAGTTCTGTTTCCGTCATCATTACTGATTGGTCCATGCCTGGAATGAATGGGGATGAATTTTTACGAAAGGTACACCAAACCTATCCAGAGATTGAAAAGGTGATCGTCACAGGTTTTGCAGACCAAAAATCAATGGATGAATTAAACTTGGAAATTGGTCCCATTGTTTGTTTGAAAAAACCTTGGGACGAAGAAGAACTCATCACCACTATTTCCAAGGCAATGGAAACTTAAACATTTTTGGGAAGGTAAATGGAAAATATCGTTTTTCCAGGCACAGAAGAAAGTTCAATCCTACCACCGTGACGTTTCACAATTTTATTTACGATATCGAGACCAAGTCCACTCCCTTCACCAGGAGGTTTGGTGGTAAAAAATGGTTCAAAGATTTTTGATTGGATCTCTTCTGGAACACCTGGACCTGAGTCCCTAAACGAAACCAAAATTTCCTCTCCAAAATCTTTTACTGTAATTTCTAAATCTCCAACAAAGGACATGGCTTGGAGTGCATTATAAATTAAATTGGTCCATACATGCAAAAGATCTTCCGGATAACAATCAATAGGTTCTACTAAATCAAAGTTTTTGACTAAATTGATTCCTCGTTTTAATTGGTTTTGATAAATGGTTAATACGGTTTCTATGGTTTCAGGGATGGAGGCCTTATTTTTTTTCCCACTCACGTCAAACCTGGAAAAATTCTTCAAGGCATACATAATTTTAGAAATTCGATCCACTGCCAATTGAATGGAACGAGTGTTCCTTCGAAATTGGATCTCCAGGGACAAATAATCTAAGAATATTTTTATATAATGGGAATGAAATAAAGGAAGATAACTTGGATCAATTTCGCCGATTCCTAAATCCACCCAAATATCAGCCAGTTCTTCAGCTTGGGCGTTTGTAAATCCGTTGGTCAAAAACAATTCACGATTTCTTTTTTTACGAAGACGATCCTCTTTTCCTGTATAAAATTCAATGGGCCTATCTAAATTTCCAAGAATCGTTTTTAAAATTTTTTGTTCTAGAACTGGAACTGACAAAATGGCTTCCCGAAAGAGCTGGGAAGCAAGCCCATACCTTTTTTGCCAATCCATCATATTCTGGTTGGAGGCTTTTACTGCCCCGATAGGATTATTGATTTCATGGGCGATCCCAGCAATTAACTGTCCTAAGGCGGCGAGTTTTTCCGATTGGATTAATTGCTCCTGGGTTCGTTTTAAATTTTCGAAAGCCATTTCCAATTCTAGTTTTTGTTTTTCAATGAGTTTGTTTTTATCTCTAATTTCTGCATTGATTAAACGTAATTCTTCTACTTCTTTTAAGGGACTCAAATCAAAGATACTATACGCGATGGAATTGGTTTCTTTATAAAGAAATCGTTTGATAGAAACAAGGGCTGGGAAAAAGTCTCCATTTTTTTTCCTACAAACAATTTCTATGGATCCGGCTTGGTTGGTTGAAATTCTTTCTCGAATGATTCGAAGTGATTTTGTGGAAAGTAGGTTTCGTATTTTTAATTGGGGAGTATCTTCCAAATCATAACCAAATAATTTTTGGAATGCAAAATTTGAATCTTTGACTGTTAATCCACCGGCATCAAAAATAAGGAAGGCCTCTGTCGAAAACTGATAAAAAGCTTCAAACCTTTCGTCCGACTTTCGTAATGCTTCTTCACTGAGTTTGATTTCAGTGATATCCAAAACCGTTCCTCGCAGGATCAACGGTTTGCCGTCTTTGGATCTAGTTAGTTTTCCAATGGCTTCAATCCAATGGAGTTTTCCATCTGGATGGTTAATTCGATTGCGAAGCCTATACGCAGACCTACTCGGATCATTCAAAAGATTCGTTGTTTCTTTTGTCATTAATTCCAAATCATCTTTGTAGATTAAAGATAAAAATTTTTCTTCAGTTATTTCAAAATTTTCACCCGGGTATCCATAAATATTATAAGTTTGGGGAGACCAAAATATGGCCCTTGTTTCTAAATCCCAACTCCAAATTCCCATTTTTGCAGCATCAAGCGCCATCATAAGTCTTGATTCTGATTCTTTTAAAGCAAAACTGGCATCGGTTTGTTTGGTGCGATCGATCATTGCACCAAGCAATCGATAGGCGACCCCAAATTCATCGTATAAAAAAATTCCATTGTCTTCAATGTAAACATAGTCACCCAACTTTGTTTGATAACGATATTCAGCAGAAAACTTTTTTTGACTTTCCGAAGATTCTCGAAATAATTTCAAAGTAGTTTCTCTATCTTCTGGATGGATGAAAGCAAACCATTCTGAAAATCCAAACTTTTGGTATTCTTCTGCAGAAAAACCGGTAATTTCTTCAATGGCACCACCCCAATGATTATTACCAGATCGAATGTCCATATCATACACTAAACTTAATGACAGTTCGGTGATCATACGATATTTGGATTCACTGTATTCTAAGGCTTTTTGTTTTAAAACATTCTCTGTTATATCTGTAATGAGAAAAACTAAAAAGGAAAGTTCTCCTTCTTTATTGAATACCGGAGATCCATTGATCGAGAGGTATTTTTTATTTCCTGACGAATCTTCAATGGCATGGCGAATGTCTGTGACTGGTTTTTTAGTTTTTAAGATAATATTGAAGGGTTGGTCTTCTTCCCTCCAAAGTCCACCGTCGAGAGAAGTATTTTTCCATTCAGGTGCATCGTATGTTCGGGAAAGGATGTCATTCAAACGGATGCCTAGAACTGACTCAGATGCCGGGTTGGCATAACGAATTTGTCCCAATAGATTGAGAACCATCATGGCAGTGGAACTGACATTCATGATGGTTGTCAAAAGTTCCGCTTCGACAAAGGTTTCTTCGACGGAGAGACCTCTCAGTGATCTCTCGCCGTCCTTACCTTCGCCTTTTGAAAACTTAGGATCCACTAGAGTGTAGACTTATTTTTTTAATGAATCCAATTTAGATGCTTCGATTTTTTGATAAACCGGCAAAATGAAAAACAAAAACCGATCTAACACCTGGATGAAACGAAACAGAAAAGAAGGATACACTTCTTTGGAATCAGATAGAATTCCCTTCACCACCTTTTTGGCAACAGTTTCTGCCGTTTGGCTTGGGAAAGGAACGGGTACTTTTTTCCCAGCCGAATCAAAGAACTTGGTTCTTGTTGCTATCGGGTAAACAACCATCACACGGTTTCCTGGTTTTAATTCAAAACGGTAAGCATCAATAAAGGAACGAACTGCTGCTTTCGTGGAAGAATACTGAGCATATCCAGGTAGTGCTAAATGACTCATGGCCGAAGCAGTGACTACGAATAAAAAAGGCTCTTTCCTTGTATGATTGAGCGAAATGAGTGTGTATAAGGGCGAAAATACATTTGTGCTATAAATTCGATCAATTCTGTCCCAATCAGCATTCTCAATGACTTCGTAATAAGCAAAACCTGCATTCGCATAAAAAATATCAATGCCACCCAATTTTTTATCTGCATCTTTTAATAATTTATCCAAATTTTCTTTTTTAGATACGTCGCATTTGTAAGGGATGACACTCGGATGTTCTAGAATGTTTTTTTCATTTAAATCACAAGCAAGGATTTTGACCCCTTCGTGCTTTAACACTTGCAATACGGTTTCTTTTCCGATTCCGGAACCGGCACCGGTAATTACGATTCTTTTGTTTTTTAGTTCCATATTGGTGAAACCTAAAGGAGAGAGATTCGGAATAAAGTTCTTTTTGATGAGATGTCTAACTTTTTTAGAACATTTCTATAAAAAATCTTTACTAACTATTTTTTATCCTTAAATTTTGTTTTCCCCGGAGAATCGGAATGAGCAGCTTTTTTGATCGGATTTTCAAATTCTTCTATAAATACATATCTTACAGTTTTGCCATTGTATTTTTCTCCCTGCTAGGTGCCTTTTTCGGGGCCTTTTATGCTTACTTCTTTGGATCTGCCCTAATCCCCGATTTTACGATGGCAAACCACCCTGAAGTGGTTTTGGTATTTGTTGTTTCTACTTTATTTGCAGCCCTTGGGCATAGCATTGAGTTTGGAATCTTAGCCCCCATTGGTTACCAAGGATTTCGTTCCGACACAAAAAAATTAAACACAACACTAAAACCCAATGAGACCATTCGTCATAAGGACATACTTGAATTAGAAAACATTTTAAAATCCATTATTGATTTTCCTAAAGAGAATATGTTTGCGGCTGTCCGTTATGCTTGTTTTGTATTCCTTTCGGTAATGGTCACTTATCTCATTTACAAATACCCAATTTATGAACTGGCTCTTATTTTTATCGGTTGGCTTGCTGCTGTTTTTGTCTACGGAGGATTTTCTTATATCATCTCCGATTATTTTACAGGTGCAAAACGAGTGGAGATCAAAAAAATCTTAGCGTATAGAGATGTTACCATTCATAAAAATTATGGAATCATGAGTTTAAAAGGAAAATTTATTTTTTTACTCATTCTTATTTTATTATCGCTCAGTGTGCTTGCCGTATTTATCTCTTTTGAAAATGCCAGTCTTGTGAAAATTTCAGCCTTCATTACCATGACTTTTTTTGAAGCTGTCATTTTGATTTTTATGTTTTTCCAATCCATCAATTTAACCTTAGAACAAATCAATGAATCTGCAAATAGTTTGGCGAGTGGAGGCCGCGGTGCCCTTCCGATTTTATCAATCGATAAAGAATTCATTCAATTTGCGGAAAATTTTGAAAAAGCCACACGAGAAGTAGGAAGGATCAGAGAAAACTTACAAGAATTAGTGGAAGCAAAAACTTCTGAACTCAGAAACAGTTTAGAAATTGTAGAATCACTGAAAAAACAACAAGATGGGGATTATTTTTTAACTTCTCTACTCATCAAACCACTGAGTTTAAACAAAACTCTTGGTTCCAACGTAAAAACAGATTTTTTCATCAAACAAAAGAAAACCTTCACATTTCATGGGAGAGAAAATGAAATTGGTGGGGATATTTGTATCACAAGGACTTTGTCACTTCGAGGTAAAGATTATACTTTTTTTCTGAATGCCGATGCCATGGGAAAATCTTTACAAGGGGCAGGAGGAGTTCTTGTTCTTGGTGCTGCCGTCCAATCCATCTTAGAACGTTCCATCGCAGTCCAATCTGTCAAACTTCTCTATGCAGAAAGATGGATTAAAAATGCCTACCAAGAACTCCACCATATATTTGAAAGTTTCGATTGTTCTATGTTAGTTTCCATGGTTATGGGGCTCATTGATGATGAAACTGGACTCGTTTATTATTTAAATGCAGAACATCCTTGGTCTGTTTTATTCCGAAACGAAAAAGCTGAGTTCATTAAAAACAATTCCGAACTGAGAAAACTAGGAACCCCTGTCAAAGAAAATTCGTTAGAAATATCCACCTTACAGTTGCAACCTGGAGATGTATTGGTTTTAGGATCAGACGGCCGAGACGATATAGAATTTGTCAGTATGGAAGAATTACGAAAAATCAACCATGACGAAGAATTATTTTTACACCATGTAGAAAAAGGGAAAGGAGATCTAAAATCCATATACAAATCCATTTTAGAAACGGGAGAACTCACCGATGACTTAAGTCTTATGCGAATTTCTTTTAAGGAGAATACAACTCTCCCGGCTAGATCCATCCGCAAGGAATCCTATGAACTTATGAGAAAGGCAAGAACCAATATCAAAGAAGGCCAATTGGAAAAAGCCAAACAGAATTTGATCGATGCCAATAAAATTAACCCCGAAAACCAAGAAATTTCCAGAGCCCTCATCCGCCTCCTTGTCAGAATGAAAGACTATAGTTTTGCCGCAGAAAAATTAAACGCCTATATTGAAGAATTTCCAGGTGATACTGATCTCATTTATCTGGCATCCTTCACTTACAAACAAACCAAAGAATATGGAAAAGCCATTGATATGGGGGAAAGGATTCGGCTTCGGAACCCAGGCCACTTATCCAACTTATTGCGTCTTGTACAATTGTATCTTTTAATAGGCAATTTGCCTAAGGCAGAAAAAACTTTAGGTCTCACATCCTTTCTAACAGCCGATTCCAAACGAATCGAAAGTTTTAGACTACAAATCGAGGACTATAAGAAGAAAGTTCTTGATTAAAACCCTAAATCATTTTAGGAAGGATCTGCTCCCTAGTGTAGATTTTCATGTTATCAAGAACCAAAAGAACAATCTGTACTTTTCTGGTTCTATTTCTGCCACTTTTCTGCCAGAGGTCAAACTTAAATAACCTCTGTGATCCCAAATCAGATGACTACTTAGAAAGTTTACTTGTTAGATACATTAACTTTGATGAGACGCCGCATTGTGGACTGGTCTTAAAAGTTGACCCACCCACATTTTTAATTTGTCCCCCACTCACACCTAAGGTAAATGGAAGTTTCTTTATTGAAGGTTTTGAATCGGATGGAAATCGTTTGAGTTTTTCCTCTTCACCCCCACTTCCAGAAGGAATTTCTTTTTCTCCTTTTGCAGGTTCCCTCCAAGGAAGTTATTCCGGTTGGAAAGCAAATCGGGAATCCTATACCATTACCGCAAGTAACCCGAAAGGGAGTGCTAGTTGTACATACCAACCAGCTTGGATGGGAAAACTTCCCTTAAAAACCAATATCACAACTTGTTACGATGGTGCGACTATACCAAATTTAGATCCAAGTTGTTCTGTCATTCCAGGCCAAGATGGACAATTTCAAAAGGGGATTTCACAAAGTTTTATCGGCCCGACCCTTGTCGCAGGTGTGGAAATCACAACCGATCTCAATACGGGACTCGTTTGGACTAGTTGCCAAAGGGGAAAAAATTCCATTGGTTGTTCGACAACAGGAACGACCGACTTTCAATTTATGCCAGCTCGAACTGAATGCGCCAGTCTCAATGCGGGATCTGGATTTGCCGGTCGCACTGACTGGAGGGTTCCGGAAATCGATGAGTATATTAG
Encoded here:
- a CDS encoding FAD-dependent oxidoreductase, whose product is MTSYPNLLSPLSLGFTTLRNRTIMGSMHTGLEEAPNGYERMAAFYGERAKGGVALIVTGGIAPNEAGRVSRGGGVMDTEEEANHHKVVTEAVHKEGGKIAMQILHTGRYGYHDKIVGASNLRAPINMFKPHPLTEEEIYQTIEDFARCAELAKLAGYDGVEIMGSEGYLINQFIAKRTNNRTDDWGGSFENRIKFPIEIIKAVRKRVGTDFIIIYRLSMLDLVEDGGNIDEVLILAKEIEKAGATIINTGIGWHEARIPTIAMMVPRAAFTWVTAKVKGHVNIPLVTSNRINTPEIAESVLAAGDADLVSMARPFLADSAFVNKAAAGKSAEINTCIACNQACLDHIFQGKICSCLVNPRACHETDLIITKTSKPKKVAVVGAGPGGMACSTTLAERGHSVTLFDAGSELGGQLNIARRIPGKEEFKETIRYFGEMVKKYGVNLKLNTFVTAEDLIQQGFDEVVLATGVIPRIPEIPGINGPNVLSYVDVVLKGKPVGNRAVVMGAGGIGFDVSLLLTDAGHDFTKENYLKEWGINQTISKDGGLGTKDTPHSGREVTMLKRSNSKFGATLGKTTGWIHKTSLEDRKVTQISGVTYKAIEADGVVIEVKGESRKIPCDTVVVCAGQDPNRTLLAPLELAKIPVHLIGGADLASELDAKRAIDQGTRLAVTI
- a CDS encoding SpoIIE family protein phosphatase, with amino-acid sequence MSSFFDRIFKFFYKYISYSFAIVFFSLLGAFFGAFYAYFFGSALIPDFTMANHPEVVLVFVVSTLFAALGHSIEFGILAPIGYQGFRSDTKKLNTTLKPNETIRHKDILELENILKSIIDFPKENMFAAVRYACFVFLSVMVTYLIYKYPIYELALIFIGWLAAVFVYGGFSYIISDYFTGAKRVEIKKILAYRDVTIHKNYGIMSLKGKFIFLLILILLSLSVLAVFISFENASLVKISAFITMTFFEAVILIFMFFQSINLTLEQINESANSLASGGRGALPILSIDKEFIQFAENFEKATREVGRIRENLQELVEAKTSELRNSLEIVESLKKQQDGDYFLTSLLIKPLSLNKTLGSNVKTDFFIKQKKTFTFHGRENEIGGDICITRTLSLRGKDYTFFLNADAMGKSLQGAGGVLVLGAAVQSILERSIAVQSVKLLYAERWIKNAYQELHHIFESFDCSMLVSMVMGLIDDETGLVYYLNAEHPWSVLFRNEKAEFIKNNSELRKLGTPVKENSLEISTLQLQPGDVLVLGSDGRDDIEFVSMEELRKINHDEELFLHHVEKGKGDLKSIYKSILETGELTDDLSLMRISFKENTTLPARSIRKESYELMRKARTNIKEGQLEKAKQNLIDANKINPENQEISRALIRLLVRMKDYSFAAEKLNAYIEEFPGDTDLIYLASFTYKQTKEYGKAIDMGERIRLRNPGHLSNLLRLVQLYLLIGNLPKAEKTLGLTSFLTADSKRIESFRLQIEDYKKKVLD
- a CDS encoding lysophospholipid acyltransferase family protein, whose product is MKPKKRTVAYDFLIKLVSFTKNLVFHSIEENFSDAENHLETPYPSALLCNHVSEADVVSLSIVYPRLKPKIKMIIPAREDILAPGFLQKEFRAKGVLKWIFRFIDATKIIPFLLRYIGAVPIKRPFRDNTRELIKRGELRDTVDNEWNDLVAHIKKGRNLFMFPEGTYNQDGFLNQVKRGAYYIKSKIGQLHFNSFTLTYDHLSYKKTKLYIKYGKPFQFDPDFTADQVVKLVSEKLGKNYTVTLGNLTSFVLFKFGKETKIKQQQFIELLLKLKKQIEISFPEITLASELKGEIFHDQLESIFSNLKKFKLIDWENQIISTKESLYHLPKSLHNLKKMNTVLYHKNQLTAHMSHLEEIWNGVFTGHGAYHETT
- a CDS encoding TrmH family RNA methyltransferase, with the translated sequence MSTKRPLKISVKNSEFQILEALRSNRTKRSKEKEVFVEGTENIKQLMAARWQITRIIFQEGRTLSQWGESVLKSNPSVKQLEVSPELYLELSEKENPSELLVTAKISSYDLEDLPEVKNPFYLLFDRPSDLGNFGSILRSADAFLVDAVFVLGHAIDVYEPKVIRASLGSIFHTKIVFIESLSVLETFLKKEKERVGLQVVGSDSTGKSSLVDKTLNSPILVILGNEAKGMSVHLQSLCDFILKIPMNGVVNSLNVSAAGSILLWEVKKNRK
- a CDS encoding PAS domain S-box protein is translated as MNVSSTAMMVLNLLGQIRYANPASESVLGIRLNDILSRTYDAPEWKNTSLDGGLWREEDQPFNIILKTKKPVTDIRHAIEDSSGNKKYLSINGSPVFNKEGELSFLVFLITDITENVLKQKALEYSESKYRMITELSLSLVYDMDIRSGNNHWGGAIEEITGFSAEEYQKFGFSEWFAFIHPEDRETTLKLFRESSESQKKFSAEYRYQTKLGDYVYIEDNGIFLYDEFGVAYRLLGAMIDRTKQTDASFALKESESRLMMALDAAKMGIWSWDLETRAIFWSPQTYNIYGYPGENFEITEEKFLSLIYKDDLELMTKETTNLLNDPSRSAYRLRNRINHPDGKLHWIEAIGKLTRSKDGKPLILRGTVLDITEIKLSEEALRKSDERFEAFYQFSTEAFLIFDAGGLTVKDSNFAFQKLFGYDLEDTPQLKIRNLLSTKSLRIIRERISTNQAGSIEIVCRKKNGDFFPALVSIKRFLYKETNSIAYSIFDLSPLKEVEELRLINAEIRDKNKLIEKQKLELEMAFENLKRTQEQLIQSEKLAALGQLIAGIAHEINNPIGAVKASNQNMMDWQKRYGLASQLFREAILSVPVLEQKILKTILGNLDRPIEFYTGKEDRLRKKRNRELFLTNGFTNAQAEELADIWVDLGIGEIDPSYLPLFHSHYIKIFLDYLSLEIQFRRNTRSIQLAVDRISKIMYALKNFSRFDVSGKKNKASIPETIETVLTIYQNQLKRGINLVKNFDLVEPIDCYPEDLLHVWTNLIYNALQAMSFVGDLEITVKDFGEEILVSFRDSGPGVPEEIQSKIFEPFFTTKPPGEGSGLGLDIVNKIVKRHGGRIELSSVPGKTIFSIYLPKNV
- a CDS encoding response regulator yields the protein MVIGTETKNRKNAILFVDDETIILLSMKSQVRQRFGEKYKYLTADNAKEAWDLLQELEEEGSSVSVIITDWSMPGMNGDEFLRKVHQTYPEIEKVIVTGFADQKSMDELNLEIGPIVCLKKPWDEEELITTISKAMET
- a CDS encoding SDR family NAD(P)-dependent oxidoreductase, with the translated sequence MELKNKRIVITGAGSGIGKETVLQVLKHEGVKILACDLNEKNILEHPSVIPYKCDVSKKENLDKLLKDADKKLGGIDIFYANAGFAYYEVIENADWDRIDRIYSTNVFSPLYTLISLNHTRKEPFLFVVTASAMSHLALPGYAQYSSTKAAVRSFIDAYRFELKPGNRVMVVYPIATRTKFFDSAGKKVPVPFPSQTAETVAKKVVKGILSDSKEVYPSFLFRFIQVLDRFLFFILPVYQKIEASKLDSLKK